In Streptomyces sp. NBC_01707, a genomic segment contains:
- a CDS encoding peptidoglycan recognition protein: MWRIVLPLTASIAAVPLVAAPARVTTAGIVGGTMPGSPASVLQVGTGPAPTVDSTPSLVALSAMTVAFPHAALRPTIVSRAQWRADESKRDPRAHYANGVSAIFIHHTDTPNAYDCADVPHILRNLYTGQTRDQHWGDFGYNFLVDRCGNIYEGRAGGVDRPVVGSHTQGFNQGTAGIAAIGTFGRGTKVPAPMERAIAALAAWKLGLRDVDPRGKVRLTSTNDKSLYPKGTSASFYAISAHRDGFATDCPGDALFARLPAIRDLAARLQGRVLREPARVQLSRALPSLDGSR, translated from the coding sequence ATGTGGCGAATCGTGCTGCCCCTCACGGCTTCCATAGCGGCAGTTCCACTCGTGGCGGCACCGGCGAGGGTGACGACGGCCGGGATCGTCGGCGGGACGATGCCGGGTAGCCCTGCTTCGGTGCTGCAGGTCGGTACGGGGCCGGCGCCGACCGTCGATTCCACGCCGTCACTCGTCGCGCTGAGTGCGATGACGGTGGCGTTCCCCCATGCGGCACTTCGCCCCACCATCGTGTCCCGTGCGCAGTGGCGGGCCGACGAGAGCAAGCGTGATCCCCGGGCCCACTACGCGAATGGGGTGAGTGCGATCTTCATTCACCATACGGACACTCCGAATGCCTACGACTGCGCCGACGTGCCGCACATCCTGCGCAACCTGTACACGGGCCAGACCCGTGACCAGCACTGGGGAGACTTCGGCTACAACTTCCTCGTCGACCGATGCGGAAACATCTACGAAGGCCGCGCCGGCGGTGTCGACCGCCCCGTCGTCGGGTCCCACACCCAGGGGTTCAACCAGGGCACCGCGGGGATCGCGGCGATCGGCACCTTCGGACGAGGGACGAAGGTGCCGGCACCCATGGAACGTGCGATCGCAGCCCTCGCCGCCTGGAAACTCGGCCTGCGCGACGTCGACCCCCGCGGCAAGGTGCGACTGACGTCCACCAATGACAAGAGCCTCTACCCCAAGGGGACTTCGGCCAGCTTTTATGCCATCTCCGCCCATCGCGACGGCTTTGCCACCGACTGCCCGGGGGATGCGCTGTTCGCCCGTCTCCCAGCGATCCGGGACCTTGCGGCCCGCCTTCAGGGCAGAGTCCTGCGCGAACCCGCTCGTGTCCAGCTTTCCCGGGCCCTGCCGAGCCTCGACGGCAG